In one Inquilinus sp. Marseille-Q2685 genomic region, the following are encoded:
- a CDS encoding RNA polymerase sigma factor yields the protein MSDPAEHVRGALLASLPRLRAFTRALAGSAPEGDDLLQATCERALERAHQAAAAATLHGWIFRIAYNLHLDRLRAGRRRGDMAEPVDPDTLPGGDAEAEVEATLMLAAVQRAIDRLPEEQRSVLLLVSAGGLSYAAAAEALDLPVGTVMSRLHRGRQALQHLLSRRPVAAMAMAARR from the coding sequence ATGTCCGATCCGGCGGAGCATGTGAGAGGGGCGCTGCTGGCCTCGCTGCCGCGGCTGCGCGCCTTCACCCGCGCGCTCGCCGGCTCCGCCCCCGAGGGCGACGACCTGCTGCAGGCGACCTGCGAGCGGGCGCTGGAACGGGCCCATCAGGCCGCCGCAGCCGCCACCCTGCATGGCTGGATCTTCCGCATCGCCTACAACCTGCATCTCGACCGGCTGCGGGCCGGGCGCCGCCGCGGCGACATGGCTGAGCCGGTCGACCCGGACACGCTGCCGGGCGGCGACGCCGAGGCCGAGGTCGAGGCGACGCTGATGCTGGCGGCGGTGCAGCGGGCCATCGACCGGCTGCCGGAGGAACAGCGCAGTGTGCTGCTGCTGGTCTCGGCCGGCGGCCTCAGCTATGCCGCCGCGGCCGAGGCGCTGGACCTGCCCGTTGGCACGGTGATGAGCCGGCTGCATCGCGGCCGGCAGGCGCTGCAGCATCTGCTGTCGCGGCGCCCGGTCGCCGCCATGGCGATGGCGGCCCGACGGTGA
- a CDS encoding oxidoreductase, producing the protein MPNRNGFTEADVPAQSGKCLIVTGANTGIGFEASRVLAARGARVLLACRDRAKAEAAMARIRQASPQADLAFLPLDQADLASVRAAAELAAREPRIDALVNNAGVMVPPLTRTKQGFELQFGVNHLGCFALTALLLPKLAETEGRVVVTSSIAHRGAALDWEDLNAEKGYDRFRRYGASKLANALFVFELDRRLRASGSPVTAVGCHPGIAKTDLGRHLGALHILLSLMRLFLNSTAMGAWPTLQAATGRVTPGGYYGPTGIRELRGVSGEASLAAQARDPGLARRLWDVSVAMTGIDPGLPAAE; encoded by the coding sequence ATGCCGAACCGCAACGGTTTCACCGAAGCCGATGTGCCCGCCCAGTCGGGCAAGTGCCTCATCGTCACCGGGGCCAACACCGGCATCGGCTTCGAGGCGTCGCGCGTGCTGGCGGCGCGCGGGGCCCGGGTGCTGCTGGCCTGCCGCGACCGGGCGAAGGCCGAAGCCGCGATGGCGCGGATCCGCCAGGCCAGCCCGCAGGCCGACCTGGCCTTCCTGCCGCTCGACCAGGCGGATCTCGCCAGCGTCCGCGCGGCGGCGGAACTGGCGGCGCGGGAGCCGCGGATCGATGCCCTGGTCAACAATGCCGGCGTCATGGTCCCGCCGCTGACCCGCACGAAGCAGGGCTTCGAGCTGCAGTTCGGCGTCAATCATCTGGGCTGCTTCGCGCTCACCGCGCTGCTCCTGCCCAAGCTGGCCGAGACGGAGGGACGGGTCGTCGTGACCTCCAGCATCGCCCATCGCGGGGCGGCGCTCGACTGGGAGGATCTCAACGCCGAGAAGGGCTACGATCGGTTCCGGCGCTACGGCGCCAGCAAGCTCGCCAATGCGCTGTTCGTCTTCGAGCTGGACCGGCGCTTGCGCGCCTCGGGTTCTCCTGTCACGGCAGTGGGCTGCCATCCAGGCATCGCGAAGACCGACCTGGGGCGCCATTTGGGAGCGCTCCACATCCTGCTGTCGTTGATGAGGCTCTTCCTCAACAGCACCGCGATGGGCGCCTGGCCCACCCTGCAGGCGGCGACCGGGCGTGTGACGCCGGGCGGCTATTACGGGCCGACCGGCATCCGGGAACTCAGGGGCGTCTCCGGCGAAGCCTCGCTCGCCGCACAGGCTCGCGATCCCGGGCTGGCGCGGCGGCTGTGGGACGTCTCGGTCGCGATGACCGGGATCGACCCGGGCCTGCCGGCGGCGGAATGA
- a CDS encoding glucan biosynthesis protein, translating to MLDRRTLLKLAAATQMFGMFGGATALAAPPAGLRYGEAGPFSYDWLKNRARTMAAGPYTPPPRPDPAIVEAIDYDAHGKLKYKPEYALYGDGQPGAYPVTFQHVGRFFPKTVKMHAVDPAAGTAREILYDPQYFTVGPDSPAAKLAPEPSAFAGFWIQEAKDKTDWKTEEPWVAFLGASYFRAKGELGQVGLSARGITITPGSGGPEEFPDFIGYWFEPANSDADAVTVYALLDGPSLTGAYRFLMRRTAGVVMDVETTLFLRQPVERLGVAPLTSMFWYSETVKKTAIDWRPEVHDSDGLAMWTGSGEHIWRPLNNPARIVISSFSDQSPRGFGLLQRDRNFDHYQDGVRYHLRPSAWVEPLGDWGRGQVQLVELPTDDEIHDNIVAYWHPEAPTKAGDELPFAYRIHWMADEPYPTPLARVVATRLGRGGQPGQPRPEGVRKFMVEFLGGPLKDLPFGVKPEPVFWASRGTFSSYTLMEAVPDDVPGHWRVQFDLAVDGDDPVEMRLFLKAGDQVASETWLFQYRPFVSDARPVGN from the coding sequence ATGCTCGACCGCCGTACCCTGCTGAAGCTGGCCGCTGCCACCCAGATGTTCGGGATGTTCGGAGGGGCCACGGCCCTGGCCGCGCCGCCGGCCGGGCTGCGCTACGGCGAGGCCGGGCCGTTCTCCTATGACTGGCTCAAGAACCGCGCCCGGACGATGGCCGCCGGCCCCTACACCCCGCCGCCGCGGCCGGACCCGGCGATCGTGGAAGCGATCGACTACGACGCTCACGGCAAGCTGAAGTACAAGCCGGAATACGCCCTCTACGGCGACGGCCAGCCCGGCGCATATCCGGTCACCTTCCAGCATGTCGGGCGGTTCTTCCCGAAGACCGTGAAGATGCACGCGGTCGACCCCGCCGCCGGCACGGCGCGCGAGATCCTGTACGACCCGCAATACTTCACCGTCGGCCCGGACAGCCCCGCCGCCAAGCTGGCGCCCGAGCCCTCCGCCTTCGCCGGCTTCTGGATCCAGGAGGCCAAGGACAAGACCGACTGGAAGACCGAGGAGCCCTGGGTGGCTTTCCTCGGCGCCTCCTATTTCCGGGCCAAGGGCGAACTCGGCCAGGTCGGCCTGTCGGCCCGCGGCATCACCATCACCCCCGGCTCGGGCGGGCCGGAGGAGTTCCCGGACTTCATCGGCTACTGGTTCGAGCCGGCGAATTCGGACGCCGACGCGGTGACGGTCTACGCCCTGCTCGACGGCCCCAGCCTGACCGGCGCCTACCGCTTCCTGATGCGCCGCACCGCCGGGGTGGTGATGGACGTCGAGACCACCTTGTTCCTGCGCCAGCCGGTCGAGCGCCTGGGCGTGGCGCCGCTGACCTCGATGTTCTGGTACTCCGAGACGGTGAAGAAGACCGCGATCGACTGGCGGCCGGAGGTGCATGACAGCGACGGGCTGGCGATGTGGACCGGCAGCGGCGAGCACATCTGGCGGCCGCTGAACAACCCGGCCCGGATCGTGATCTCCAGCTTCTCCGACCAGTCGCCGCGCGGTTTCGGCCTGCTGCAGCGCGACCGCAACTTCGACCACTATCAGGACGGCGTGCGCTACCATCTGCGCCCCTCGGCCTGGGTCGAACCGCTGGGCGACTGGGGCCGCGGCCAGGTGCAGCTGGTCGAGCTGCCGACCGACGACGAGATCCACGACAACATCGTCGCCTACTGGCACCCCGAGGCGCCGACCAAGGCGGGCGACGAGCTGCCCTTCGCCTACCGCATCCACTGGATGGCGGACGAGCCCTATCCGACGCCGCTGGCCCGGGTGGTGGCCACCCGTCTCGGCCGCGGCGGCCAGCCCGGCCAGCCGCGCCCGGAAGGCGTGCGCAAGTTCATGGTCGAGTTCCTCGGCGGCCCGCTGAAGGATCTGCCCTTCGGGGTGAAGCCGGAGCCGGTGTTCTGGGCCTCGCGCGGCACCTTCTCCTCCTACACCCTGATGGAGGCGGTGCCGGACGACGTGCCCGGCCATTGGCGGGTTCAGTTCGACCTGGCGGTCGACGGCGACGACCCGGTCGAGATGCGGCTGTTCCTCAAGGCCGGCGACCAGGTCGCGTCCGAGACCTGGCTGTTCCAGTACCGCCCCTTCGTCTCGGATGCGAGGCCGGTGGGGAACTGA